The Coffea arabica cultivar ET-39 chromosome 1e, Coffea Arabica ET-39 HiFi, whole genome shotgun sequence genome has a window encoding:
- the LOC113689436 gene encoding borneol dehydrogenase, mitochondrial-like has translation MANMAVASNIMKRLQGKVALITGAASGIGESTARLFVKHGAKVVIADIQDDLAKKVCQDLDPSSASHVHCDAAQESDIENAVNIAVSKYGKLDIMFNNAGIGGSGTSNILDDKKSDFERVISVNLVGVFLGAKHAARVMIPNRCGCIINTASSCSTIVGSAPHAYVSSKHAVVGLTRNTAVDFGRYGIRVNCLSPYFVSTPAAADFVERIYGGVSKIYTYLDGAELKAEDVADAALYLASDDSKYVSGHNLVVDGGYSIVNSAMCMFQNSQK, from the exons ATGGCAAACATGGCAGTCGCCTCAAATATTATGAAAAG GCTTCAAGGCAAGGTTGCACTGATAACTGGTGCTGCTAGTGGTATTGGTGAGTCCACCGCTAGACTTTTTGTCAAACATGGAGCGAAAGTAGTCATTGCTGACATTCAAGATGATTTGGCCAAGAAAGTATGCCAAGATTTGGATCCTTCATCAGCTTCACATGTTCACTGTGATGCAGCTCAAGAATCTGATATAGAAAATGCAGTGAACATTGCTGTTTCTAAGTATGGGAAGCTAGACATCATGTTCAACAATGCTGGTATAGGGGGATCAGGCACATCCAACATTCTTGAcgataaaaaatctgattttgaacGCGTAATCAGCGTAAACCTTGTAGGTGTATTTTTAGGCGCAAAACATGCTGCAAGAGTGATGATTCCTAATCGCTGTGGCTGTATAATAAATACAGCAAGTTCATGTTCTACCATAGTTGGATCTGCTCCTCATGCTTACGTGAGTTCAAAGCATGCTGTGGTAGGCCTAACAAGAAATACTGCTGTTGATTTCGGACGATATGGCATTCGCGTGAACTGTCTGTCGCCCTACTTTGTTTCCACGCCTGCAGCCGCGGATTTCGTCGAAAGAATCTATGGTGGAGTTTCTAAAATATATACGTATCTGGATGGTGCAGAACTGAAGGCAGAAGATGTAGCTGATGCAGCTCTTTACTTGGCAAGTGATGACTCCAAATATGTCAGTGGGCACAACCTTGTGGTTGATGGAGGCTACAGTATTGTTAATTCAGCTATGTGTATGTTTCAGAACTCACAAAAATGA
- the LOC113705498 gene encoding borneol dehydrogenase, mitochondrial-like: protein MANMAVASNVMKRLQGKVALITGAASGIGESTARLFVKHGAKVVIADIQDDSAKKVCQDLDPSSASHVHCDVTEESDIENAVNTAVSKYGKLDIMFNNAGIGGSATSNILDDKKSDFERVISVNLVGIFLGAKHAARVMIPNRCGSIINTASVCSTLGGGAPHAYVSSKHAVVGLTRNTAVDLGRYGIRVNCLSPYFVSTPSAADFVERIYGGVSKVYTYLDGAELKAEDVADAALYLASDDSKYVSGHNLVVDGGHSIVNSAMCMYENSKK from the exons ATGGCAAACATGGCAGTCGCCTCAAATGTTATGAAAAG GCTTCAAGGCAAGGTTGCACTGATAACTGGTGCTGCTAGTGGTATTGGTGAGTCCACCGCTAGACTTTTTGTCAAACATGGAGCGAAAGTAGTCATTGCTGACATTCAAGATGATTCGGCCAAGAAAGTATGCCAAGATTTGGATCCTTCATCAGCTTCACATGTTCACTGTGATGTAACTGAAGAATCTGATATAGAAAATGCAGTGAACACTGCTGTTTCTAAGTATGGGAAGCTAGACATCATGTTCAACAATGCTGGTATAGGGGGATCAGCCACATCCAACATTCTTGAcgataaaaaatctgattttgaacGCGTAATCAGTGTAAACCTTGTAGGTATATTTTTAGGCGCAAAACATGCTGCAAGAGTGATGATTCCTAATCGCTGTGGCAGTATAATAAATACAGCAAGTGTATGTTCTACCCTAGGCGGAGGTGCTCCTCATGCTTACGTGAGTTCAAAACATGCTGTGGTAGGCCTAACAAGAAATACTGCGGTTGATCTCGGACGATATGGCATTCGCGTGAACTGTCTGTCGCCCTACTTTGTTTCCACGCCTTCGGCAGCGGATTTCGTCGAAAGAATCTATGGTGGAGTTTCTAAAGTATATACGTATCTGGATGGTGCAGAACTGAAGGCAGAAGATGTAGCTGATGCAGCCCTTTACTTGGCAAGTGATGACTCCAAATATGTCAGTGGGCACAACCTTGTGGTTGATGGAGGCCACAGTATTGTTAATTCAGCTATGTGTATGTATGAGAACTCAAAAAAATGA
- the LOC113705503 gene encoding NAC domain-containing protein 60 produces the protein MGDQQENEITSSSSTKKNMEISMAEASSMFPGFRFSPTDEELICFYLKKKVEGLDNSVDVIPEVDICRFEPWDLPGKSVIQSDKEWFFFSPRGRKYPNGSQSKRATDLGYWKATGKERNIKSGSTIIGTKRTLVFHTGRAPKGQRTEWIMHEYCMSGKSQDFMVVCRLRKNTEFHLDDSPRRKPQEGRHPSAANNNAAASSGIEQTDASEGALLGDCWSKECSSSNNSHSTEQIESGFECDDKVPNELSPYASSSHQKDCDSIEEDYFADIMKDDIIQLDDSAIYASPQHLQTVAPEPESQNKSKQPAEDTPSCSLPFQGTANRRLRLGRQKLEYNEAHPLNRYRVDKANLPPKLVSHPDLQQPPKLLVRLFSNVGSERLSIFFIALIILAALFMYVQVG, from the exons ATGGGGGACCAACAGGAAAATGAGATTACTAGTTCTTCTTCGACAAAGAAGAATATGGAGATTTCAATGGCTGAAGCATCATCTATGTTTCCCGGGTTTCGGTTTTCTCCTACAGATGAAGAGTTAATATGTTTTTACTTGAAGAAGAAGGTTGAAGGGCTAGATAACTCTGTTGATGTCATTCCCGAAGTTGATATTTGTAGATTCGAGCCCTGGGACTTACCAG GTAAATCTGTCATTCAATCAGATAAAGAGTGGTTCTTTTTTTCTCCTCGTGGAAGAAAATACCCGAATGGCTCCCAAAGTAAGAGGGCAACTGATCTTGGATACTGGAAAGCCACTGGAAAAGAACGTAATATAAAGTCAGGTTCGACTATAATTGGCACAAAGAGAACTTTGGTGTTTCACACTGGTAGGGCACCAAAAGGACAAAGGACCGAATGGATAATGCACGAATATTGCATGAGTGGAAAGTCACAG GATTTCATGGTTGTGTGCCGCCTTAGAAAGAACACTGAGTTCCATTTAGATGACTCACCACGAAGGAAACCTCAAGAAGGCAGACATCCATCAGCTGCAAACAACAATGCTGCTGCTTCATCCGGAATTGAGCAAACTGATGCTTCTGAAGGAGCCCTGTTAGGCGACTGCTGGTCAAAGGAATGTAGTAGCAGCAACAATTCGCATTCAACTGAGCAGATTGAATCTGGATTTGAATGTGATGATAAAGTACCCAACGAATTGTCTCCTTACGCGTCTTCCAGCCACCAGAAG GATTGTGACAGCATTGAAGAGGATTATTTTGCTGACATTATGAAAGATGATATCATCCAGCTAGATGATTCTGCAATCTACGCGAGTCCACAACACCTGCAAACGGTTGCACCAGAACCTGAGTCGCAGAATAAGTCTAAGCAGCCAGCCGAAGATACCCCATCCTGCAGCCTTCCTTTCCAGGGCACAGCAAATCGAAGGCTCAGATTGGGAAGGCAAAAACTTGAATACAATGAAGCTCATCCACTTAACAGGTACAGAGTCGACAAAGCTAACCTCCCTCCCAAGCTCGTCAGTCACCCAGATTTGCAGCAGCCGCCAAAATTGTTGGTTAGATTATTCTCTAACGTGGGGTCTGAGCGTTTATCCATATTCTTCATCGCTCTCATAATCCTGGCTGCGCTCTTCATGTATGTGCAAGTTGGATAG